A stretch of the Kroppenstedtia eburnea genome encodes the following:
- a CDS encoding N-acetyltransferase yields MEHIKEYHRIEWEADKEPLTAEGPVSPETLERFPFHPGLVAFRPPAEQREAIIGISRLPEGRIIIARTGAEVIGYVTFLYPDPLEHWSKGNMHDLLELGAIEVTAPYRRYHVARNLLRVAFSDPHMENYIVISTEYYWHWDLKGTGLSIWEYRNVMEKVMSSAGLERFATDDPEITAHPANCLMARIGKNVPLESMEKFDRLRFQYRYLY; encoded by the coding sequence ATGGAGCATATCAAAGAGTATCACCGAATCGAATGGGAGGCGGACAAGGAACCACTCACAGCGGAAGGGCCCGTCTCCCCCGAAACCTTGGAACGTTTTCCCTTTCACCCCGGCCTGGTCGCATTCCGTCCTCCTGCAGAGCAACGGGAAGCCATCATCGGAATCTCCCGCCTGCCGGAAGGAAGAATCATCATCGCCAGAACCGGGGCGGAAGTGATCGGTTATGTCACTTTTCTTTATCCCGATCCCCTGGAACACTGGTCCAAGGGAAACATGCACGACCTCCTGGAACTGGGGGCGATTGAAGTGACCGCTCCCTACCGGCGGTATCACGTGGCCCGCAACCTGCTCCGGGTCGCCTTCTCCGATCCCCACATGGAAAACTATATCGTCATCTCCACGGAATACTACTGGCACTGGGACTTGAAAGGAACCGGACTCTCCATTTGGGAGTACCGAAATGTGATGGAAAAGGTGATGTCCAGCGCGGGTCTGGAGCGGTTTGCCACCGATGATCCCGAGATCACCGCCCATCCCGCCAACTGTCTGATGGCACGGATCGGTAAAAACGTGCCGCTGGAGTCCATGGAAAAGTTTGATCGACTTCGTTTTCAGTACCGATATCTGTATTGA
- a CDS encoding ABC transporter permease has protein sequence MFLAVRELKHSKLRFLLIGLIMILITCLVFIISGLAEGLSADNGSSIQNMNTDALVLQSDVDKRLDRSVLSEKKLDEIRDLGIDAVPLGQKMASAIREGTDRKMDATFFATWAESFLVPPVVEGKSLDPDRPDGVLVDEKLKREEGLRLHDVLQDEVSGEKLRVIGFTSGQTFSHTPVIYVTTQKWAKIQPSGASNLYNAVAVRGKADAVKKIETSVDGVEAVSKEEALKSIPSYQAEQTSLNMMIAFLFVIAAFVLAVFFYVITLQKTQQFGVLKALGANTGYLAGNLIGQVILIATVSIAVGVGGTFAMNALFPAGIPFALDTGMILQYSALLLGVAVAGSLLSLVRVAKVDAMEAIGRVD, from the coding sequence GTGTTTCTCGCGGTGCGTGAACTCAAACATTCCAAGCTCCGTTTTTTGTTGATTGGGTTGATCATGATCTTGATCACCTGCCTCGTGTTTATCATCTCCGGTCTGGCCGAGGGATTGTCCGCGGATAATGGTTCTTCCATCCAGAACATGAATACCGATGCCCTCGTGTTGCAATCCGATGTGGACAAACGGTTGGATCGATCGGTTCTGTCCGAAAAGAAACTGGATGAGATCCGGGATCTGGGCATCGATGCCGTCCCACTGGGGCAAAAAATGGCTTCGGCCATCCGGGAGGGAACCGATCGCAAGATGGACGCCACCTTCTTTGCCACCTGGGCGGAGAGCTTTTTGGTTCCCCCGGTGGTGGAAGGGAAGAGTTTGGATCCCGACCGTCCCGACGGTGTGCTGGTGGATGAAAAGTTGAAGCGGGAAGAAGGACTCCGCCTCCATGATGTGCTGCAGGACGAAGTGTCAGGAGAAAAGTTGAGAGTGATCGGTTTCACCAGCGGGCAAACCTTCAGCCACACTCCGGTCATATATGTCACGACACAGAAATGGGCGAAGATCCAGCCGTCAGGGGCATCCAACCTCTATAACGCGGTGGCGGTCCGGGGGAAAGCGGATGCGGTGAAGAAGATTGAAACCTCTGTGGACGGCGTGGAAGCAGTCAGCAAAGAAGAGGCTTTAAAAAGTATACCGAGTTATCAGGCGGAACAGACATCCCTCAATATGATGATCGCTTTTCTGTTTGTGATCGCCGCTTTTGTGCTGGCAGTTTTCTTCTATGTCATCACGTTGCAAAAAACGCAGCAATTCGGCGTCTTAAAGGCCTTGGGGGCCAATACGGGCTATCTCGCCGGCAATCTGATCGGACAGGTGATTCTGATCGCCACCGTCAGCATCGCCGTCGGGGTGGGTGGCACTTTCGCAATGAACGCACTGTTTCCCGCAGGAATCCCCTTCGCTCTGGATACGGGGATGATTCTTCAATATTCGGCCTTGTTGTTGGGTGTGGCCGTGGCGGGATCACTTCTGTCCCTGGTCCGCGTGGCCAAGGTGGACGCCATGGAAGCGATCGGGAGGGTGGACTGA
- a CDS encoding ABC transporter ATP-binding protein, with protein MENKLVFQEVSKVYGEGNTQVTALDRVSLEVRAGEFVAVVGPSGSGKSTFLSIAGALLSVSSGRLYLNGQELTHLSRKEMTRVRLKQIGFIFQSSNLIPYLTVWDQLMLIAKLGKLDKKQAVAQATELLSRLGLEHRRDHVPEALSGGERQRVAIARAWMNDPEIILADEPTASLDTRRGRAVVEMLAEEVHARKKAAIMVTHDERMLDLCDRVVTIRDGRLSEGAPVQGSTSALLRAES; from the coding sequence ATGGAGAACAAATTGGTGTTTCAAGAAGTGAGCAAAGTCTACGGGGAAGGGAACACACAGGTGACGGCTTTGGACCGCGTCTCCCTGGAGGTGAGAGCGGGGGAGTTTGTGGCGGTGGTCGGCCCCTCGGGCTCCGGTAAGAGCACCTTCCTGTCCATCGCCGGTGCCCTTCTGTCTGTGTCGAGCGGACGGCTGTATCTCAACGGACAGGAGCTTACCCATTTATCCCGGAAGGAGATGACCCGGGTTCGGTTGAAACAGATCGGGTTCATATTCCAATCTTCCAATTTAATCCCCTACCTGACTGTGTGGGATCAATTGATGCTGATCGCCAAATTGGGGAAACTGGATAAGAAACAGGCAGTGGCCCAGGCGACTGAATTACTCAGCCGTCTGGGTCTGGAACACCGGCGTGATCATGTTCCCGAAGCGCTGTCGGGCGGGGAGCGCCAACGGGTGGCCATTGCGAGAGCGTGGATGAATGATCCGGAGATCATTCTCGCCGATGAGCCGACAGCCAGCCTAGATACCCGGAGGGGAAGAGCGGTGGTGGAGATGTTGGCGGAGGAAGTTCATGCCCGGAAAAAAGCGGCGATCATGGTAACCCACGATGAACGGATGTTGGACCTGTGTGACCGGGTGGTCACCATCCGGGACGGCAGGTTATCCGAAGGAGCCCCGGTTCAGGGATCAACCTCCGCTCTCCTCCGCGCCGAATCCTGA
- the acsA gene encoding acetate--CoA ligase has protein sequence MTEGNNLTSYEKAYDNFDWKEVEKAFSWFDTGKVNAAYEAIDRHADSEGGDKVALIYSDAEREEKYTFREMKEQSNRFGNVLRKLGIQKGDRVFIFMPRSPELYFSFLGAVKVGAIVGPLFEAFMEAAVKDRLENSEAIALVTTPEQLKRVPVQELPSLKHVILVGADEGDLKEGFYSFEKEMAEASPELEIEWMDREDGMLLHYTSGSTGKPKGVLHVHNAMIHHYQTGKWILDLKEDDVYWCTADPGWVTGTSYGIFAPWLNGVTNVIRGGRFSPEDWYGTLETYGVTVWYSAPTAFRMLMGAGADVVRKFDLSKVRHILSVGEPLNPEVVRWGLKAYERRIHDNWWMTETGGILISNYPAMAIKPGSMGKPFPGIEAGIIDDEGNELPPNQMGNLAIKTPWPAMMCKIWKNEPKYQEYFRVPGWYISGDSAYRDEDGYFWFQGRIDDVINTSGERVGPFEVESKLVEHPAVAEAGVIGKPDPVRGEIIKAFIALRAGHEPSEDLKKEIRAFVKEGLAAHAAPREIEFKDKLPKTRSGKIMRRVLKAWELDLPTGDLSTMED, from the coding sequence ATGACGGAAGGGAACAATCTGACATCCTACGAAAAAGCTTATGATAACTTCGACTGGAAAGAGGTGGAGAAGGCCTTTTCCTGGTTTGACACCGGTAAAGTGAATGCGGCATATGAGGCGATTGACCGGCATGCAGACTCCGAGGGCGGGGACAAGGTTGCATTGATCTACAGTGATGCTGAGCGGGAAGAGAAGTACACCTTCCGGGAGATGAAAGAGCAGTCCAACCGCTTTGGCAACGTCCTGCGCAAGCTGGGGATCCAAAAGGGAGACCGGGTATTCATCTTCATGCCCCGCAGTCCGGAATTATATTTCAGTTTTCTGGGGGCTGTGAAAGTGGGTGCCATCGTGGGCCCCCTCTTTGAAGCGTTCATGGAAGCGGCGGTCAAGGATCGTCTCGAAAACAGCGAAGCCATCGCCCTCGTGACGACACCGGAACAGTTGAAGCGGGTCCCGGTGCAGGAACTTCCGAGCCTGAAGCATGTGATCCTCGTCGGAGCTGATGAAGGGGATCTGAAAGAAGGGTTTTACAGCTTTGAAAAGGAGATGGCGGAAGCTTCCCCTGAACTGGAGATCGAATGGATGGACCGGGAGGACGGGATGCTCCTGCACTACACATCCGGTTCCACCGGCAAGCCGAAAGGGGTTCTCCATGTTCACAACGCCATGATTCATCATTACCAGACCGGGAAGTGGATTCTCGACCTGAAGGAAGACGATGTGTATTGGTGTACCGCAGACCCGGGATGGGTGACGGGCACCTCCTACGGGATTTTTGCCCCCTGGCTCAACGGGGTGACCAATGTGATCCGCGGCGGGCGGTTCAGTCCCGAGGATTGGTACGGAACCCTGGAAACCTACGGTGTGACAGTCTGGTACAGCGCCCCCACCGCCTTCCGGATGCTGATGGGTGCCGGCGCCGATGTGGTGCGGAAATTTGATCTGTCCAAGGTTCGTCATATTCTGAGTGTGGGGGAACCCCTCAACCCGGAAGTGGTCCGCTGGGGGTTGAAAGCCTACGAACGCCGGATTCATGACAACTGGTGGATGACTGAGACCGGCGGCATCCTGATCTCCAATTATCCCGCCATGGCGATCAAACCGGGTTCCATGGGCAAACCCTTCCCGGGGATTGAGGCGGGGATCATCGATGATGAGGGGAATGAGCTGCCCCCGAATCAGATGGGCAATCTGGCCATCAAGACACCGTGGCCGGCCATGATGTGCAAGATTTGGAAAAACGAGCCCAAATATCAAGAATATTTCCGGGTTCCGGGTTGGTACATTTCCGGGGATTCGGCCTACCGGGATGAAGACGGATACTTCTGGTTCCAGGGCCGGATTGACGATGTGATCAATACCTCCGGCGAACGGGTCGGCCCCTTTGAAGTGGAAAGCAAGCTGGTGGAACACCCGGCAGTGGCGGAGGCGGGGGTCATCGGCAAGCCGGACCCGGTCCGGGGGGAGATTATCAAAGCTTTCATCGCTCTCCGTGCAGGCCATGAGCCCTCGGAGGATTTGAAGAAAGAGATCCGCGCCTTCGTCAAGGAAGGATTGGCGGCCCACGCCGCCCCCCGGGAAATCGAATTCAAGGACAAACTGCCCAAGACCCGCTCCGGCAAAATCATGCGCCGGGTGCTGAAAGCCTGGGAACTGGATCTCCCCACCGGCGATTTGTCCACGATGGAAGACTGA
- a CDS encoding transglycosylase domain-containing protein codes for MKPKRPPASEGRRSRRIWSLLRRTFAIGVLLVSILILFTAAATGAAAGYIASLLKEEPLRSEAQIRQQLAGWTQTSHAYFGDGSPIGAMRTDADRKWVAREEVSPALIDALIATEDHRFYEHSGISLHGILRAAWHDLKTGSIASGGSTITQQLVKNVILENREKALERKAKEIAIALRLERLLPKDEILTFYLNSLYFGKGIHHRNLLGVQTAAKGIFGVDARHLNLAQAAYLAGMIQRPTAFNPFSDEGFQAGSRRMRTVLSRMRQTGKITPEAEAQALQFDLKSSLARGEGKSAYHRHPFLMAAVEDEAAKLLMKAEGLQPAELSRQGLYHATLEQYRKRILTGGYRIDTTVDPRLYQAMNRTARNQKLYAKPVTYTVRVGGKKRIVKDAREEVGAVLLDVRTGALLAFVGGRDFEQGQVNRALGARRQPGSTIKPLLDYGPALDQRRVTPATIVVDEPLSTDDGKGKTYKNYNNRYRGPVTVREALTWSLNIPAIKLLREIGVREGFRYLEAMDFPIHPRDGEASAIGGFTRGFTVAEMTAGYAMLANHGEYRKPWLIRRITDADGHVIYQHRSQPRQILSPGAAWLTTDILRDVIRNGTGRWVGARVRGHQLAGKTGTTQNGHDVWFIGYTPRIALGVWIGYDYNHPLPDDRRAKRVWSRIFRSAVHTRPRLSPKGVTFEQPDGLEEAEICKATGQLATEDCRAAKAVVKERLPADQIPEEICLQHGEERIVVVEGREYVADPRTPPDLTRTQTGLRVPEQEADRYKHYQGSRLPLERDPRISLGAPTPPQVTAIPSSSGVKLTWRPSDDTALAGYRIYREGQRVASIRLDEPPVFTGPPGNYTVRAVDIAGLESADGIPPVPFGGSAE; via the coding sequence TTGAAACCAAAACGGCCACCCGCCTCCGAAGGGCGGCGCAGCCGGCGGATCTGGTCCCTTCTCCGGCGGACCTTTGCCATCGGTGTCCTTTTAGTCTCCATTCTCATCCTGTTCACCGCTGCCGCAACCGGCGCGGCGGCAGGCTACATCGCCTCCCTCCTCAAAGAGGAGCCCCTGCGCAGTGAAGCGCAAATACGCCAACAGTTGGCCGGTTGGACCCAAACCAGCCACGCCTATTTCGGTGATGGCTCTCCCATCGGGGCGATGCGGACCGATGCCGACCGGAAGTGGGTCGCCCGGGAGGAGGTGAGTCCCGCCCTGATCGATGCCCTGATCGCCACAGAGGATCACCGTTTTTATGAGCATTCCGGAATCTCCCTCCACGGAATCTTGCGGGCGGCCTGGCATGACTTGAAGACAGGGTCCATCGCCAGCGGAGGGAGCACGATCACGCAACAGCTGGTTAAAAACGTGATCCTGGAAAACAGGGAGAAAGCCTTGGAGCGAAAGGCGAAGGAGATCGCCATCGCCCTCCGCCTGGAGCGGCTCCTCCCCAAAGATGAAATTCTCACCTTTTATTTGAACAGCCTCTACTTCGGCAAGGGGATCCATCACCGGAACCTGCTGGGGGTGCAGACGGCGGCGAAGGGGATCTTCGGCGTCGATGCCCGCCATCTCAACCTGGCCCAGGCAGCCTATCTGGCCGGGATGATCCAGCGGCCCACTGCCTTCAACCCCTTCAGTGACGAGGGATTTCAAGCGGGGTCCCGCCGGATGCGCACCGTCCTCTCCCGCATGAGGCAGACGGGAAAGATCACTCCGGAAGCCGAAGCCCAAGCCCTGCAGTTCGACCTGAAGTCCTCATTGGCCCGGGGGGAGGGGAAAAGTGCCTACCACCGTCACCCCTTTCTGATGGCGGCGGTGGAAGATGAAGCGGCCAAACTCCTGATGAAGGCCGAAGGGCTGCAGCCAGCGGAACTGAGTCGGCAAGGTTTGTACCATGCCACCCTGGAACAATACCGGAAACGGATCCTGACCGGGGGCTACCGCATCGACACCACCGTGGATCCCCGCCTCTATCAGGCGATGAACCGGACCGCCCGCAATCAGAAATTGTACGCCAAGCCCGTCACCTACACCGTCCGGGTCGGTGGAAAGAAGCGCATCGTCAAGGATGCCCGGGAAGAGGTGGGGGCGGTTCTGCTGGACGTCCGGACCGGGGCTCTCCTCGCCTTTGTCGGGGGCCGCGACTTTGAGCAGGGACAGGTCAACCGTGCCTTGGGGGCCCGCCGGCAACCGGGTTCCACCATCAAACCCTTGCTCGACTACGGGCCGGCTCTGGACCAAAGGAGAGTCACCCCCGCCACCATTGTCGTGGATGAACCCTTATCCACCGATGACGGCAAGGGGAAAACCTACAAAAACTACAACAACCGCTACCGGGGTCCCGTCACCGTCCGGGAGGCTCTCACATGGTCCCTCAACATCCCCGCGATCAAGTTGCTGCGGGAGATCGGTGTCCGCGAAGGATTCCGCTATCTGGAGGCCATGGATTTCCCGATTCACCCCCGGGATGGAGAAGCCTCCGCCATCGGCGGATTCACCCGGGGCTTCACCGTGGCGGAGATGACGGCAGGCTATGCCATGCTGGCCAATCACGGGGAATACCGGAAACCCTGGCTGATTCGCCGGATCACGGACGCTGATGGTCATGTGATCTATCAACACCGCTCCCAACCCCGCCAGATTCTCTCCCCCGGTGCCGCCTGGCTTACCACCGATATCTTGCGGGATGTGATCCGAAACGGAACCGGGCGCTGGGTGGGCGCCCGGGTCCGGGGACATCAGCTGGCGGGAAAGACCGGCACCACCCAAAACGGTCACGATGTCTGGTTTATCGGCTACACCCCCCGGATCGCACTGGGGGTATGGATCGGCTACGATTACAACCACCCCCTCCCCGATGATCGTCGGGCGAAACGGGTCTGGTCCCGTATCTTCCGGAGCGCCGTCCACACCCGGCCCCGTCTCTCCCCGAAGGGTGTCACCTTTGAACAGCCCGACGGGCTGGAAGAGGCGGAGATCTGCAAAGCAACCGGTCAATTGGCCACGGAAGATTGCCGGGCGGCAAAGGCCGTGGTGAAGGAGAGACTGCCCGCCGACCAGATTCCCGAGGAGATCTGCCTCCAGCATGGAGAAGAGCGGATCGTGGTGGTGGAGGGAAGAGAATATGTAGCGGATCCCCGTACCCCGCCGGATCTGACACGGACCCAAACCGGCCTCCGGGTCCCGGAACAGGAGGCGGATCGATACAAGCATTACCAGGGGAGTCGGCTCCCACTGGAACGGGATCCCCGGATCAGCCTGGGTGCCCCCACTCCACCCCAGGTGACAGCCATCCCCTCCTCTTCAGGAGTCAAATTGACATGGAGGCCTTCCGATGATACTGCCCTGGCCGGATACCGGATCTACCGGGAAGGCCAACGAGTGGCCAGCATCCGCCTCGATGAGCCCCCCGTCTTCACCGGCCCTCCGGGCAACTACACGGTCCGGGCCGTGGACATCGCCGGCCTCGAATCGGCAGACGGCATCCCGCCCGTTCCGTTCGGGGGATCGGCAGAGTGA
- a CDS encoding acetoin utilization protein AcuC, with the protein MKEEARFIYSEDLLKYRFGDGHPFDNRRLQPTLDLIRTLGPLEDHHLHPPRPATEEELTRVHDRDYITLVQEADRESIPRERLEEYGLGTEDNPVFPGIHQTSALVTGGTLEAAEIVMSGQARHALNLSGGLHHALRGKAAGFCIYNDAAVAIAQIREKYQARVLYIDTDAHHGDGVQWAFYDDPEVLTLSIHETGRYLFPGTGNIYERGHDAGLGACINVPLDAFTEDESWLDAFQRVVPRIARAFKPDVILSQNGCDAHRHDPLTHLSATMEIYRVIPRVVHQLAHELCDGRWIAVGGGGYDIWRVVPRAWTYLWAEMSGHPLDEMEIPRTWLEKWQPNSPQTLPDTLHDPEGLFEPIPRREEITQKNERTVNQVLRMAGLSE; encoded by the coding sequence GTGAAGGAGGAAGCCCGGTTCATTTACAGCGAAGACCTGCTCAAATATCGTTTCGGTGACGGCCACCCCTTCGATAATCGCCGGTTGCAGCCCACCCTGGATCTGATCCGGACTCTCGGTCCCTTGGAGGATCATCACTTGCACCCGCCGCGACCGGCGACAGAAGAGGAACTCACCCGGGTTCACGACCGGGACTACATCACTTTGGTCCAAGAGGCGGACCGGGAGAGCATCCCGCGGGAACGACTGGAGGAGTACGGTCTGGGAACCGAGGACAATCCCGTCTTCCCCGGAATCCATCAAACGTCAGCCCTGGTCACCGGCGGCACCCTGGAGGCGGCGGAAATCGTGATGAGTGGACAAGCCCGGCACGCCCTCAACCTTTCCGGAGGATTGCACCACGCCCTGCGCGGCAAAGCCGCCGGCTTTTGCATCTATAATGACGCGGCTGTCGCCATCGCCCAGATCCGGGAGAAATACCAGGCACGTGTTCTCTACATTGACACCGATGCACACCATGGAGACGGTGTCCAATGGGCTTTTTACGATGACCCTGAGGTACTCACTCTGTCCATCCATGAGACCGGACGCTACTTGTTCCCCGGAACCGGAAATATATACGAACGGGGCCATGACGCCGGTTTGGGGGCCTGCATCAATGTTCCTCTGGATGCCTTCACCGAGGATGAATCCTGGTTGGATGCCTTTCAAAGGGTGGTTCCCCGGATCGCCCGGGCATTCAAGCCTGATGTCATCCTCTCCCAGAACGGTTGTGATGCGCACCGCCACGATCCCCTGACCCATCTGTCAGCCACCATGGAAATCTACCGCGTCATCCCCCGGGTGGTTCACCAACTGGCTCATGAACTGTGTGACGGCCGCTGGATCGCCGTGGGTGGCGGCGGCTACGATATCTGGCGGGTGGTTCCCCGGGCCTGGACCTATCTGTGGGCGGAGATGTCGGGACATCCCCTGGATGAGATGGAGATCCCCCGGACCTGGCTGGAAAAGTGGCAACCGAACAGTCCGCAGACCCTTCCCGACACCCTGCACGACCCTGAGGGCCTGTTTGAACCGATCCCCCGCCGGGAGGAGATCACCCAGAAAAACGAACGGACCGTCAACCAGGTACTGCGGATGGCCGGACTGTCGGAGTGA
- the tyrS gene encoding tyrosine--tRNA ligase, with product MDQEKGLTPEQEREAAHQMAVIRRGTAQIIPEDELEKKVKRSIRTGKPLKVKLGLDPSAPDIHIGHTVILNKLRQFQELGHTVQLVIGDFTGRIGDPSGKSETRKQLSEAEVKANAQTYAEQLFKVLDRDKTEVRFNSEWLASLDFAAVVELAAKTTVARMLERDDFAKRYHSGQAISVHEFFYPLMQGYDSVALQSDIETGGTDQTFNLLMGRQLQSQYGQEEQVILTMPLLEGLDGVKKMSKSLGNYIGIDEPAQEMYGKAMSVPDELMLKYFELVTDLTLEELDRLRAGLKEGSIHPRDAKMMLAGRLVQMYHGQEAAAEAEAHFRRVFQQRELPEEIPEKEIPDSELEEGKLWIVQLLSSLGLVSSNGEARRMVKQGAVKIDGDKISDQDARITVNDGMVIQVGKRKFARVKRI from the coding sequence ATGGATCAGGAAAAAGGGTTGACCCCGGAACAGGAGCGGGAAGCGGCCCATCAAATGGCTGTGATCCGGCGGGGGACGGCACAGATCATCCCTGAAGACGAGCTGGAGAAAAAGGTGAAACGATCGATCCGGACGGGGAAACCCCTGAAGGTGAAGCTGGGTCTGGATCCCTCGGCTCCGGATATTCATATCGGACACACAGTGATCCTGAACAAGCTGCGTCAATTTCAGGAGCTGGGTCATACCGTCCAGTTGGTGATCGGGGATTTCACGGGGCGGATCGGAGATCCGTCGGGTAAATCGGAGACCCGCAAACAGCTCTCGGAAGCGGAGGTGAAGGCCAACGCCCAAACCTACGCCGAGCAACTGTTCAAGGTGCTGGACCGGGACAAGACAGAGGTCCGGTTCAACAGCGAGTGGCTCGCCTCACTGGACTTCGCGGCGGTGGTGGAGTTGGCGGCCAAGACCACTGTGGCCCGCATGCTGGAGCGGGATGATTTCGCCAAACGATACCACAGCGGTCAAGCGATCAGTGTCCATGAGTTTTTCTATCCCCTGATGCAGGGCTATGACTCCGTCGCCCTGCAAAGCGATATTGAGACCGGGGGGACTGACCAGACCTTCAACCTGCTGATGGGACGCCAACTCCAGTCCCAGTACGGGCAGGAAGAGCAAGTGATCCTCACCATGCCCTTGCTGGAGGGGCTGGACGGAGTCAAAAAGATGTCCAAAAGCCTCGGCAACTATATCGGCATCGATGAACCGGCCCAGGAAATGTACGGGAAAGCGATGTCTGTCCCCGATGAGTTGATGCTGAAATACTTTGAGCTGGTGACCGATCTCACCCTGGAGGAGTTGGACCGGTTGCGGGCGGGATTGAAGGAAGGCAGCATCCATCCCCGGGATGCCAAGATGATGCTGGCCGGCCGTCTCGTTCAGATGTATCACGGCCAAGAGGCGGCGGCGGAGGCGGAAGCCCACTTCCGCCGGGTGTTCCAACAACGGGAACTTCCGGAAGAGATCCCGGAGAAGGAAATCCCCGACAGTGAACTGGAGGAGGGCAAACTTTGGATCGTCCAGCTGCTCAGCTCCCTGGGGCTGGTCTCCTCCAACGGCGAAGCCCGCCGCATGGTGAAACAGGGCGCGGTCAAAATCGACGGCGACAAAATCTCAGATCAGGATGCCCGGATCACCGTCAACGACGGAATGGTCATCCAGGTGGGCAAACGCAAATTTGCCCGGGTGAAACGGATTTGA
- a CDS encoding CBS and ACT domain-containing protein, which yields MLVEEIMHRNIHSVTPSTSIGDAIRLLKRHQIRHLPILDGQNLVGLVTDRDLRGASPSSLDSGGLRDLLHRPVSEVMIRQVITAHPLDFVEDAARLLYEHRIGCLPVLQGEKLVGILTETDILRRLIEIFGVDRPGQHVEVEVEDRSGILAEVAAIFGDHRTNINSVLLERGQKEHHLKIVFRVQAKDLGKIIDHIEQAGHRVLWPRTTPDPEGGV from the coding sequence ATGCTGGTTGAAGAGATCATGCACCGAAACATCCACTCGGTCACTCCCTCCACCTCCATCGGTGATGCCATCCGCCTCTTGAAGAGGCACCAAATCCGTCACCTCCCCATCCTGGACGGACAGAACCTTGTCGGTCTGGTCACGGACCGGGATCTGCGCGGTGCTTCTCCATCCAGCCTCGATTCCGGGGGGTTGCGGGATCTCCTTCACCGACCGGTCTCCGAAGTCATGATTCGTCAGGTGATCACCGCCCATCCCCTCGATTTCGTGGAGGACGCCGCCCGTCTCCTGTATGAGCATCGGATCGGATGCTTGCCGGTCCTGCAGGGAGAGAAGCTGGTCGGGATCCTGACGGAAACCGATATCCTCCGCCGGCTGATCGAAATTTTCGGAGTGGATCGCCCCGGCCAACATGTGGAAGTGGAGGTGGAGGATCGGTCCGGAATTTTGGCGGAGGTGGCTGCCATTTTCGGCGATCATCGGACCAACATCAACAGCGTCCTGTTGGAAAGAGGCCAAAAAGAACATCATCTCAAAATCGTCTTCCGGGTCCAGGCCAAGGACCTCGGCAAGATCATCGACCACATCGAGCAGGCGGGACACCGGGTGCTCTGGCCGCGCACCACCCCTGACCCCGAGGGAGGGGTGTGA